Part of the Paenibacillus terrae HPL-003 genome is shown below.
TTATTGAGCTTTTTCCAATAATTTCGGTTTGGCAAAAATCATACGGCCCGCAGAGGTCTGAAGTACACTCGTAACCAACACCTCCATCAGAGAACCGATGTAGTCACGACCGCCCTCCACAACGATCATTGTACCATCATCCAGATAGGCCACACCTTGTCCATGCTCCTTGCCGTCTTTGATAATCTGCACCATAATTTCCTCACCGGGCAGCACTACAGGCTTCACTGCATTTGCCAGATCATTAATATTCAGCACCGATACACCTTGAAGCTCGCACACCTTATTCAAGTTAAAATCGTTCGTTACCACCTTACCCTGTAGTACCTTTGCCAGCTTGACCAATTTGCTGTCGACCTCTGAAATCTCCTCAAAATCGCCTTCGTAAATCAATACATTTACATCCAACTCTTTTTGAATCTTATTCAAAATATCCAGACCTCGGCGCCCACGGTTGCGCTTGAGCAAATCCGACGAATCTGCAATATGCTGAAGCTCCTCCAGCACAAATTCGGGAATCACAATCGTTCCTTCGATAAAACCAGTCTTGCAAATATCAGCAATACGTCCGTCTATAATAACACTGGTGTCCAAAATTTTATGTTCCTCCAGCTTGCGTTCTTCCACACCCGTACCTCGACCAAAAAATCCCGAACTCCAAAATGAGGACAGCTCGTCCCGCTTTTCCAGTCCGACCATCACTCCCACATATCCACATACGATGGTAACGGCCGTTTGAATCAGTTGACCTGGTGCCCCCAGCCATGACAAGAGCGGGTAAACCGCTAAGGAAAGGATCAAGCCCACCGCTAATCCAATCGCACCTGCCATCATCTCGTTCATCGGAATTCGTACCAAACCTTCGATCCCCTGCTGTAACCGATTGGCCACAGCTGTTCCGGCAAGCGAGCATCCAGCCATAAACACCACAGCTCCCGCAATCATCCAAACAGCCATTCCCGGTAAAGAACCATCACTCAACCAATGGGGCAACCATGATACGATACCTCCTACCCGGTGGTATAACGTATAGCCGAACCACGCTCCGCACAATCCTGTAAAAGTTAAAATAGCCTTTCTCCACATCGAGTCTTTATACCTCCTTTGTTTTCTTTTCATATACCCTGTATTTAGTGGATATACATCACTCTCTTTACCAGTATGATCCAATTTTCGTCCAACTAACCCTATGTATTTGATTTTTTATGCATAAAAAAAGCATTTATCTCCATGAAGTGGTCCAAGGAAATAAATGCTTAATTGTTTTCTCGCTTAATACTAATGCTGTGAATGACGATATTGATCATCCTGTTCTTCCTGAGTGGAACGTCCCCGACCGCGCCCACGTCTACGTGACAGCTTACGGATATTGAGTTTCATGCCATACAATGCATACAGCACCAACGGCACGAAAATCAGCTTGGATAATTGATCCGGGAATTTAACCGCAAGTACAACGGCAGCAACTACAACCCATGGAGCGATCCAGATCGCCTTCTTCGGAAGGCCCACCTTTTTCAAATTCGGATATTTCATCGAGCTGACCATCAAATAAGAGACAAGCAGCATCGCAATCGACATGTATAACAGAGAAATATCATTATGGAATAAGGACAAAGTGGCTAACACACCACCTGCTGCCGGAATCGGCAAGCCTGTAAAATAACCAGGTACACCGGGACGTACATTAAAACGAGCCAAACGCAATGCTCCGCACATCGGAAAAATAGCCGTAACCGTCCAGGCCAAAGCCGAATTAGCATCATGAAAAGCAACCATGTACATAATAACTGCGGGAGCTACACCAAAAGATATCATATCTGATAAGGAGTCCAGTTCTTTACCGAATTCGCTCTGGGCATTCAACGCCCGGGCCATTCGTCCATCCAGTCCGTCCAACAGCATGGCCACAATAACCATAATAGCGGCAAGACTGTATTTTCCGTCTACGGCCAATAAAATGGCGATCATTCCGAGAAACAAGTTACCTAAGGTAAACATGTTCGGAATTGATTTGGTAATCATCTCTTCACCTCAATGTATGGATTGTTCCATTATAATCCTTTCACTGTATTACATTTACATTTGCCTGTCAATGAAAACTTGTTCCTGTAATCGTTTGAGTCCCTCTTTAATGGTACGTGCACGGACTTCTCCAATGCCATCCACTTCATCCAGTTCTTCAATCGTCGCTGTCATGACATGCGGAAAACGCCCAAACCGCTCCACCAGATTATGAATAATCACATTTGGTAGACGCGGTATTTTATTCAGCACCCGATAGCCTCGCGCCACGATATATTCCTCTGATGTCGCAGCCGAGGATGGGTACCCCAGCAAACGTACAATATGGTTCACATCCAGTAGCTCGTCGTCCGTGGAACGCTTGAGCCCCAAAATAATTCCGCGGATTTTCTCATCGCTATCGTCTTTGGCATAATCCTTATACAGCAGCCAAGCCTCTTCCTCAATATTACTAACAAGCTCATCCATCTGCATGCTAATCAAACGGCCCTCATTCCCAAGCTCATTAATAAATCGTTTGATTTCCATTTTGATACGCAGCACCATTTCGATCCGCTGGATAACATTTACGACCTCGGGCATGGTCACCAACTCTTCAAATTCAGATGCCGTCAAATTCGTTGAAGCTTGCCCCAACACAGATCTATACTTTTCCAGCGTCTGAATGGCCTGATTAGCTTTCGTTAAAATAACCCCGATTTCCTTGAGCGCATATCGCAACGTTCCCTGGTACAACGTAATAATATTACGCCGCTGAGAAATGGACACGACTAACTTGCCAGTTTGCTTGGCAACCCGCTCCGCTGTCCGGTGCCGAATTCCCGTTTCAATCGAGGAGATGGAGGAGTCAGGAATAAGTTGCGTATTTGCGTATAAAATTCGTTTCAAATCCTCACTCAGTATGATTGCGCCGTCCATCTTAGCCAGTTCATACAAATAGTTCGGCGAAAAATCACAGTTAATCGAGAAGCCGCCGTCCACGACCTCCATTACCTCCGGGCTATAGCCAACGACCAGAAGAGCGCCCGTTTTGGCGCGCAACACGTTTTCCAGTCCGTCGCGAAAGGGAGTTCCCGGTGCCACAAGCCGCAGCAAATCATTCATTTTATCCAGTTGGCTCGCTTCTTTCATTCTCATTGCCCCCTAATCTAATGCGGCTGCCAATGCATCTGCCACCGTTCCTACTCCTACAATTTGTATCCCTTTCGGATGCGTCCAGCCCTTCAGGCTCTTCTCTGGCATAATCACCCGTTTAAAACCCAGCTTCTCCGCTTCCCGCACACGCTGCTCCGCTCTGGATACAGCACGCACCTCACCCGTCAGCCCCACCTCGCCAAAAATCACATCGTACGGCTTGGTAGGCGCATCTCGAAAACTGGAAGCAATACTCACCGCTATTGCCAGGTCCACCGCTGGTTCATCCAGCTTTACGCCCCCGGCCACATTTAGATACGCATCCTGATTTTGCAAAAACATGCCCATCCGCTTTTCCAACACGGCTATAATCAATCCCATTCGATGATGGTCAATCCCTGTACCCATTCGGCGTGGAGAGGGAAAATGCGTGGTCGCAATCAGCGCTTGCAGCTCAACCAATACAGGTCGTGTTCCTTCCATACTGGCGACAACAGTCGAACCAGCCACCCCCAGCGGTCGTTCGGACAGAAACAGCTCCGAAGGATTCGACACCTCACGCAAGCCGCTTTCAGCCATTTCAAAAATACCAATTTCATTCGTAGAACCAAAGCGGTTCTTAACTGCACGCAATAGCCGATACGTATGATGACGCTCTCCTTCAAAATAAAGCACGCAATCGACCATGTGTTCCAACAGACGCGGGCCTGCAATGGCCCCTTCCTTGGTCACATGTCCTACCAGCACCGTTGCAATACCTAATCCCTTGGCAATCCGCATAAAACGGGAAGTACACTCCCGCACCTGTGCTACACTCCCCGGCGCACTCGTTACCTCAGGCAAATATACGGTCTGGATAGAGTCAATCACCAGAAACTCCGGTTTCAAGCTGTCCACCGCTTCTTCAATCGTCTCCAAATTCGTCTCACATAATACGTATAGGTTGGGGGACAAGGCACCTAGACGGTCTGCACGCAGCTTCGTCTGACGGACCGATTCCTCACCTGACACGTATAGCACCCTTAAACCAGTTAAGGCCAGCTCATTCGATGTCTGTAGCATAAGCGTAGATTTTCCAATACCCGGATCACCGCCCACCAGAACCAGTGAACCCGGCACCACGCCTCCTCCGAGCACGCGATTCAATTCGTCAATTCCCGTCAAAATTCGTGCTTCTTTGCCACTCTCCACCTCAATAATAGGGAGTGGCTTATCTTTTGTGCTATGAGTAAGAAGGGAAGAACCCATTCCTTGAGTTTTTACAACGCTTTCCGTTTCCTCCACCATGGAATTCCATGCCTGGCATCCGGGACATTTTCCATACCATTTGGGCGATTCATAACCGCACTCCGTACAGGAAAATTTAGTTTTCACTTTAGCCATACTTTGTTCCTTGGCTCCTTATTTGACAACGATCAATGTCGGATTATCTTCATACAGCCCGGATAGAGCTTAAC
Proteins encoded:
- a CDS encoding PIN/TRAM domain-containing protein yields the protein MWRKAILTFTGLCGAWFGYTLYHRVGGIVSWLPHWLSDGSLPGMAVWMIAGAVVFMAGCSLAGTAVANRLQQGIEGLVRIPMNEMMAGAIGLAVGLILSLAVYPLLSWLGAPGQLIQTAVTIVCGYVGVMVGLEKRDELSSFWSSGFFGRGTGVEERKLEEHKILDTSVIIDGRIADICKTGFIEGTIVIPEFVLEELQHIADSSDLLKRNRGRRGLDILNKIQKELDVNVLIYEGDFEEISEVDSKLVKLAKVLQGKVVTNDFNLNKVCELQGVSVLNINDLANAVKPVVLPGEEIMVQIIKDGKEHGQGVAYLDDGTMIVVEGGRDYIGSLMEVLVTSVLQTSAGRMIFAKPKLLEKAQ
- the pssA gene encoding CDP-diacylglycerol--serine O-phosphatidyltransferase, translated to MITKSIPNMFTLGNLFLGMIAILLAVDGKYSLAAIMVIVAMLLDGLDGRMARALNAQSEFGKELDSLSDMISFGVAPAVIMYMVAFHDANSALAWTVTAIFPMCGALRLARFNVRPGVPGYFTGLPIPAAGGVLATLSLFHNDISLLYMSIAMLLVSYLMVSSMKYPNLKKVGLPKKAIWIAPWVVVAAVVLAVKFPDQLSKLIFVPLVLYALYGMKLNIRKLSRRRGRGRGRSTQEEQDDQYRHSQH
- the disA gene encoding DNA integrity scanning diadenylate cyclase DisA, which encodes MKEASQLDKMNDLLRLVAPGTPFRDGLENVLRAKTGALLVVGYSPEVMEVVDGGFSINCDFSPNYLYELAKMDGAIILSEDLKRILYANTQLIPDSSISSIETGIRHRTAERVAKQTGKLVVSISQRRNIITLYQGTLRYALKEIGVILTKANQAIQTLEKYRSVLGQASTNLTASEFEELVTMPEVVNVIQRIEMVLRIKMEIKRFINELGNEGRLISMQMDELVSNIEEEAWLLYKDYAKDDSDEKIRGIILGLKRSTDDELLDVNHIVRLLGYPSSAATSEEYIVARGYRVLNKIPRLPNVIIHNLVERFGRFPHVMTATIEELDEVDGIGEVRARTIKEGLKRLQEQVFIDRQM
- the radA gene encoding DNA repair protein RadA, encoding MAKVKTKFSCTECGYESPKWYGKCPGCQAWNSMVEETESVVKTQGMGSSLLTHSTKDKPLPIIEVESGKEARILTGIDELNRVLGGGVVPGSLVLVGGDPGIGKSTLMLQTSNELALTGLRVLYVSGEESVRQTKLRADRLGALSPNLYVLCETNLETIEEAVDSLKPEFLVIDSIQTVYLPEVTSAPGSVAQVRECTSRFMRIAKGLGIATVLVGHVTKEGAIAGPRLLEHMVDCVLYFEGERHHTYRLLRAVKNRFGSTNEIGIFEMAESGLREVSNPSELFLSERPLGVAGSTVVASMEGTRPVLVELQALIATTHFPSPRRMGTGIDHHRMGLIIAVLEKRMGMFLQNQDAYLNVAGGVKLDEPAVDLAIAVSIASSFRDAPTKPYDVIFGEVGLTGEVRAVSRAEQRVREAEKLGFKRVIMPEKSLKGWTHPKGIQIVGVGTVADALAAALD